One Chryseobacterium sp. StRB126 genomic region harbors:
- a CDS encoding acyltransferase family protein, whose amino-acid sequence MKISQITFTRFLAAMAIVISHFNKDLFLYKINYISKIFLNANVGVSYFFILSGFIMIVAYHKKDKIEYFDYYKNRFARIYPLYVLGLLLYLVTRYSSFSIYKGFLYLFGFQSWIPGEAMILNFPGWSISVEFLFYLLFPLLYNHFYSKGNKSIWVITVIIWIITQVFCSLYSDSSYYKGPHTESHELLYYFPLMHINEFLMGNLAGLYFVKNSGQKNYDVPVVIIFGLLLLSLIFVPLFYHNGLMAMLFIPLIILISKNNGALTRIFSLKPLEYLGEASYAVYITHIPVLYILRELLKWGNYNFSIDIVFGIYIVVLIITCILFYQFIEKPLRDYLKRLKIR is encoded by the coding sequence ATGAAGATAAGTCAGATTACATTTACCAGATTTCTTGCGGCTATGGCTATTGTCATTTCCCATTTCAATAAAGATCTGTTTTTATATAAAATCAATTATATTTCAAAAATTTTCCTGAACGCCAATGTAGGAGTCAGTTACTTCTTCATTCTTTCAGGTTTTATTATGATTGTGGCTTATCACAAAAAAGATAAGATTGAATATTTTGATTATTATAAAAACCGGTTTGCAAGGATTTATCCCTTGTATGTACTGGGGCTTCTGCTGTATTTGGTAACCAGATATTCCAGCTTCAGTATCTATAAAGGATTTTTATATTTGTTTGGGTTCCAGAGCTGGATTCCGGGTGAGGCAATGATTCTGAATTTTCCAGGCTGGTCTATTTCTGTAGAGTTTCTTTTTTACCTGTTGTTTCCTTTGCTGTATAATCATTTTTATTCTAAAGGAAATAAAAGTATCTGGGTAATCACTGTTATTATTTGGATCATAACACAGGTATTTTGCAGCTTATATTCAGACTCATCTTATTATAAAGGGCCTCATACAGAAAGCCATGAACTTCTGTATTATTTTCCACTGATGCATATCAATGAATTTCTGATGGGAAATCTGGCAGGATTATATTTCGTGAAAAACTCAGGTCAGAAGAATTATGATGTACCGGTAGTTATTATTTTCGGACTCTTATTATTGTCCTTAATTTTTGTTCCGCTGTTCTATCATAATGGACTGATGGCAATGCTCTTTATCCCTCTTATTATTTTGATATCCAAAAATAATGGGGCATTAACGAGGATATTTTCATTGAAACCTCTGGAATATTTAGGGGAAGCAAGCTATGCTGTGTATATTACCCATATCCCTGTTCTCTATATCCTGAGAGAGCTTTTAAAGTGGGGGAATTATAATTTTTCCATTGATATTGTATTCGGGATTTATA
- a CDS encoding phosphopantetheine-binding protein, whose protein sequence is MKISVFLEKLQEELEEKQTLNQETKLKDLENYDSISLLSVIAFVDENFNQQLDPDQFKNMETVSDLMSIIGLENFEDE, encoded by the coding sequence ATGAAAATTTCCGTCTTTTTAGAAAAGCTGCAAGAGGAACTAGAAGAAAAACAAACGCTGAACCAGGAAACTAAGCTAAAGGATCTGGAAAACTATGATTCTATAAGTTTACTCTCGGTTATTGCTTTTGTAGATGAAAACTTTAATCAACAGCTTGATCCGGATCAGTTTAAAAATATGGAAACCGTTTCTGATCTGATGAGTATTATTGGGCTTGAAAATTTTGAAGATGAATGA
- a CDS encoding glycosyltransferase — MSENKKIQVLFRHRSMEMGGVEKVVLSMLNNLNPDKFELTICLNMNQGELRNEIPSHVKKVYLTEGKESFSKNPFINKLQLVRRRLQLMRILKNPRIADRILGNKKFDIEISPSYATFSSVNNSSNKYSKKIGWFHSEINLPALQPAVPEIINNFQKFDHMIYCSQRIKEMMHLYYPDLKYPAESVVINAIPIEEIKKKAEEKLENFPQGPVFVSVGRLHHRKGYHKLIDAHKRLIDEGFHHSILILGNGEEMGNLTEQINTNNVQKTFILCGNKMNPYPYIKKADYFILPSESEAWPLVIAEALILQKPIIATDTGDVGIMIKDRETGYLIKYETSEMYEAMKKFLSDPELISRIRKNILTIEDQFDNQKIFNAVEQILENLYQQKQSE, encoded by the coding sequence ATGTCAGAAAACAAGAAAATACAGGTTCTTTTCAGACACCGCTCTATGGAAATGGGAGGGGTGGAAAAAGTGGTATTGAGCATGCTCAACAATCTGAATCCTGATAAATTTGAATTAACCATATGCCTAAACATGAATCAGGGAGAGCTTCGAAATGAAATCCCGAGTCATGTAAAAAAAGTTTACCTTACTGAAGGTAAAGAGAGTTTTTCTAAAAATCCTTTCATCAATAAGCTCCAGCTGGTCCGCAGAAGGCTACAACTGATGCGCATATTAAAAAATCCAAGAATTGCTGATCGTATTTTAGGAAATAAAAAATTTGATATAGAGATTTCTCCCTCTTATGCTACCTTCTCCTCTGTAAACAATTCAAGCAATAAATATTCAAAAAAAATAGGCTGGTTTCACTCCGAGATCAATTTACCGGCCTTACAGCCAGCTGTTCCGGAGATCATAAACAACTTTCAAAAGTTTGACCATATGATCTATTGTTCGCAAAGGATCAAAGAAATGATGCATCTGTATTATCCGGATTTAAAATATCCTGCAGAAAGTGTTGTCATCAACGCTATCCCTATTGAAGAAATTAAGAAAAAGGCAGAAGAAAAATTAGAAAATTTCCCTCAGGGACCCGTTTTTGTTTCCGTAGGCAGACTTCATCACAGAAAAGGGTACCACAAACTTATTGATGCTCACAAAAGATTGATAGACGAAGGCTTCCATCACAGCATCTTAATCCTTGGAAACGGAGAAGAAATGGGAAATCTGACAGAGCAAATCAACACCAATAATGTTCAGAAGACATTTATTTTATGTGGCAATAAAATGAATCCATATCCTTACATTAAAAAGGCAGATTATTTTATTCTTCCTTCCGAATCTGAAGCATGGCCACTTGTAATTGCTGAAGCATTGATCCTTCAAAAACCGATTATTGCAACGGATACCGGCGATGTTGGAATTATGATTAAAGACCGCGAAACGGGATATCTCATCAAATATGAAACCAGCGAAATGTATGAAGCCATGAAAAAATTCCTTTCCGATCCGGAATTGATCTCCAGAATCAGAAAGAATATTCTTACTATTGAAGATCAGTTTGATAATCAAAAAATCTTCAATGCCGTTGAACAGATCCTTGAGAATCTTTACCAACAAAAACAAAGTGAATGA
- a CDS encoding 3-oxoacyl-ACP synthase III family protein yields the protein MIRISKIEYYLPELVLTNMDLEKEFPEWSSERIREKVGIVQRHISSENETVLDLAIQSSEKVFENYDRSKIDFILFCTQSPDYFLPTTACILQDKLGLRKNIGATDFNLGCSGFVYGLAFAKGLIVSGIANSILLITSETYTKHIHPKDKGNRCIFGDASASAIIEKDTNVGDYKFCLGTDGSGAENLMVKKGGFKRYFTLNPNHEFDPENLYMNGPEIFNFTIEKIPGLIKETMAENDLTMDDIDYFVFHQANSFMLNYLRRKTKIPTERFYIDMETTGNTVSATIPIALKNMQNKGLLKRGNKILLAGFGVGYSWGATIIDF from the coding sequence ATGATAAGAATTTCTAAAATAGAATATTATTTGCCCGAATTGGTTCTTACTAATATGGATTTGGAAAAGGAATTCCCAGAATGGAGTTCCGAAAGAATCCGTGAAAAAGTAGGGATTGTACAGCGTCATATTTCTTCAGAAAATGAGACAGTGCTGGACCTGGCTATACAATCATCAGAAAAGGTTTTTGAGAACTATGACAGGAGTAAAATAGACTTTATTCTTTTCTGTACCCAAAGCCCGGATTATTTCCTTCCAACCACCGCCTGTATTTTACAGGATAAGCTTGGGCTGAGAAAAAATATCGGGGCAACAGATTTCAATTTGGGGTGTTCCGGGTTTGTATATGGATTGGCTTTTGCTAAAGGGTTAATTGTTTCAGGAATTGCCAACAGCATTTTGTTAATTACTTCAGAAACGTACACCAAACATATTCATCCGAAAGATAAAGGAAACCGTTGCATATTCGGAGATGCCTCTGCCTCTGCAATTATTGAGAAAGATACCAATGTAGGCGATTATAAGTTTTGTTTGGGAACTGATGGCAGTGGAGCTGAAAATCTAATGGTTAAAAAGGGAGGTTTCAAGAGATATTTTACACTAAACCCAAATCATGAGTTTGATCCTGAGAATCTTTATATGAACGGACCTGAGATTTTTAATTTTACCATAGAAAAGATTCCGGGATTGATTAAAGAAACGATGGCTGAAAACGACCTTACCATGGATGATATTGATTATTTTGTTTTTCATCAGGCTAATTCTTTTATGCTGAATTATCTGAGACGGAAAACTAAAATTCCCACCGAAAGATTCTATATTGATATGGAAACAACGGGAAATACCGTTTCTGCAACCATTCCCATTGCCCTGAAAAATATGCAGAATAAAGGCCTGTTGAAAAGAGGAAATAAGATTTTACTGGCTGGTTTTGGAGTAGGATATTCATGGGGAGCCACTATAATTGACTTTTAA
- a CDS encoding DUF2306 domain-containing protein gives MRKPLFIIICILALLIGAYPLIYAFVEHKNTFLGSKSLEILQNQIWKFAFFVHIIFGGISLFIGWRQFGSKFRNKYLTLHRIIGKSYVVSVLISSVSAIYMGIYANGGIISSVGFIMLGFTWFITTLAGVIQIRKRNVIKHQQFMVYSYACTFAAVTLRLWYPLLQSISHDPDKSYLAVAWLCWLPNLLVAYWINKKNLEIN, from the coding sequence ATTTATGCTTTTGTTGAACATAAAAATACTTTTCTGGGATCCAAATCTTTGGAAATTCTCCAAAACCAAATCTGGAAATTTGCATTCTTCGTCCATATTATTTTTGGAGGAATCTCTCTTTTTATTGGCTGGCGTCAGTTTGGCAGCAAGTTTCGAAATAAGTATCTAACACTTCACCGGATCATTGGGAAATCCTATGTTGTTTCTGTATTGATAAGTTCTGTTTCTGCTATTTACATGGGAATATATGCCAATGGAGGAATTATATCCTCTGTAGGATTTATAATGTTGGGATTTACATGGTTTATTACAACGCTAGCCGGAGTAATTCAGATTAGAAAAAGGAACGTGATAAAACACCAACAGTTTATGGTTTACAGTTATGCCTGTACCTTTGCTGCGGTAACGTTAAGACTTTGGTATCCTTTATTGCAGAGTATCAGCCATGATCCCGACAAATCCTACCTTGCGGTAGCATGGCTATGCTGGCTTCCCAACTTGTTGGTAGCTTATTGGATTAATAAAAAGAATCTTGAAATTAATTAA
- a CDS encoding glycosyltransferase family 2 protein, producing MKFSILIAHYNNATLFRDCYDSLLKQTYPDWEAVIVDDASSEAEKELVKAIIAGDERFIFFENEKNSGVGVTKSRLIDLATGEICGFVDPDDALLPTAIEKAVQVFKDNKKVVLTYSRFMGCDKDLKPIAPFKSAMQVRNGDPYFFNYPNQINHFVTFRKDIYEQTEKMNTELRIAEDQDLYLKMYEKGDVYFIDDTNYLYRAHAGGISQNNNKGKSYDYFAQVVLATMKRRNLTTINGKKIPEKYTHHQEIFALLEYQHGIWYRIKKNIAITLQKLFR from the coding sequence ATGAAGTTTTCCATACTTATTGCTCATTACAATAATGCCACATTATTCAGAGATTGCTATGATTCTCTACTGAAGCAAACCTATCCCGATTGGGAAGCCGTTATTGTGGATGACGCTTCTTCAGAAGCTGAAAAAGAGCTGGTAAAGGCCATTATTGCAGGAGATGAAAGATTTATTTTTTTTGAAAATGAAAAGAACAGTGGGGTAGGCGTTACAAAAAGCAGATTGATAGACCTGGCTACCGGGGAAATTTGTGGCTTTGTAGATCCTGATGATGCCCTACTTCCCACAGCTATTGAAAAGGCAGTTCAGGTTTTTAAAGACAACAAGAAGGTAGTACTCACCTACTCCCGATTTATGGGATGCGATAAAGACCTAAAACCTATTGCCCCCTTTAAATCTGCAATGCAAGTGAGAAACGGTGATCCTTATTTCTTCAATTATCCCAATCAGATCAATCATTTTGTCACATTCAGAAAGGATATTTATGAACAGACAGAAAAAATGAATACTGAATTAAGAATTGCAGAGGATCAGGATCTGTATTTAAAAATGTATGAAAAAGGAGATGTTTATTTCATAGATGACACCAATTATCTTTACAGAGCCCATGCAGGAGGTATTTCCCAGAATAATAATAAAGGTAAGTCTTATGACTATTTTGCTCAGGTTGTCTTAGCAACCATGAAAAGAAGAAATCTTACCACCATCAACGGAAAAAAGATCCCTGAAAAATACACCCATCATCAGGAGATTTTTGCTCTTTTGGAATATCAGCATGGAATTTGGTACAGGATTAAAAAAAATATAGCCATTACTTTACAAAAACTTTTCAGATAA
- a CDS encoding class I SAM-dependent methyltransferase: MGEITRVLKTFIGYLKRPDLYPELGRKIIKNTVNRGNAFKGKEKTNSWAAERAVSQKEAVSKLFGLEIDAFRKDYQKILANAAQREKECPVKMGGPGALELIYYACEFANAQYVVETGVAYGWSSLASLLSLVKRNGTLYSSDMPYLAQDGDQYVGYVVPETLRGSWKLFRFADRESLPKIFAENATFDVLHYDSDKSYNGRMWAYGELYNHLKKGGVFISDDIGDNSSYQDFCEKNNIETTVVEYEGKYIGVFIKR; the protein is encoded by the coding sequence GTGGGTGAAATAACAAGAGTTCTCAAAACATTTATCGGGTATTTGAAAAGGCCCGATCTTTATCCGGAATTGGGCCGGAAAATTATTAAAAATACAGTCAACAGAGGTAATGCCTTTAAGGGGAAAGAAAAAACCAATTCCTGGGCAGCCGAAAGGGCAGTATCACAGAAAGAAGCCGTTTCAAAGCTTTTTGGGCTTGAAATAGATGCTTTTCGTAAAGATTATCAGAAAATTTTAGCGAATGCAGCTCAAAGAGAAAAGGAATGTCCCGTGAAAATGGGTGGTCCCGGTGCTTTGGAACTGATCTACTATGCATGTGAGTTTGCTAATGCTCAGTATGTTGTGGAAACAGGAGTTGCTTACGGATGGTCTTCATTGGCTTCCCTTTTATCATTGGTGAAAAGAAACGGAACGTTATACAGTTCGGATATGCCTTATCTGGCTCAGGATGGAGATCAGTATGTAGGATATGTGGTTCCTGAAACTCTTAGAGGCAGTTGGAAGTTATTCCGCTTTGCAGACAGGGAATCATTGCCAAAGATCTTCGCTGAAAATGCAACCTTTGATGTTCTTCACTATGATTCTGATAAGAGTTATAACGGAAGGATGTGGGCATATGGGGAGCTTTACAATCATTTGAAAAAAGGAGGTGTTTTCATCAGTGATGATATTGGTGACAATTCTTCATATCAGGATTTTTGTGAAAAAAATAATATAGAAACTACCGTAGTAGAGTACGAAGGAAAATATATTGGTGTTTTTATTAAAAGATAG
- a CDS encoding acyltransferase: MIFIYRIILKIHTTYQYLIKRIYLKICIAKGLKVGKNVRFVEVPELGTEPFLIEIGDETTLSNNVRFINHDGGYNALHFFEKYKDVRAFGRIKIGKQCFIGADTIIMLGSEIGDNCVLGAGSILTSSMPNGTVYAGIPAKFICTIEEYGDKALKNNVMYPRELEADRPKLEAYVSEHLPHTYKPIKK; this comes from the coding sequence ATGATATTTATATATCGTATCATATTAAAAATTCATACCACTTATCAGTACCTTATCAAGAGAATCTATCTCAAAATTTGTATTGCTAAAGGATTAAAGGTAGGAAAAAATGTTCGTTTTGTAGAAGTTCCCGAATTAGGTACGGAACCTTTTTTAATTGAAATAGGTGACGAAACAACACTTTCTAATAATGTTAGATTCATTAATCATGACGGCGGATATAATGCCTTACATTTTTTCGAAAAATATAAGGATGTAAGAGCTTTCGGGCGCATAAAAATTGGGAAACAGTGCTTTATTGGTGCAGACACCATCATCATGCTCGGCTCAGAAATAGGTGATAACTGTGTATTGGGAGCAGGTTCCATTTTAACTTCCTCTATGCCAAACGGAACGGTGTATGCCGGAATTCCTGCAAAATTTATCTGCACTATTGAAGAATATGGTGACAAAGCATTAAAAAACAATGTCATGTATCCAAGAGAGCTCGAAGCAGACAGACCTAAACTGGAAGCTTATGTAAGTGAGCATCTTCCTCATACTTATAAACCTATAAAAAAATAA
- a CDS encoding glycosyltransferase gives MSEKKKILIRIGSLRHGGAEKVLVNFLKNLPKDKYEVDLLINLYTGMYIQEVPSWVKLHYLLKGEMITTNKPHEIPVKAFRVLYQKMFLIFPSLLYKFILKNKKYDVEIAAIHGMYKEVLSSPQKDSKKIVWVQNDIFNLKEYTPDVIRQFFKFDRILVISNKLKEEMQKLSRTEKEKQAVVKIFNPIDSQDTLHKAEVKIDDYPFSKDLPTFVTIGTVYPQKGYDRLLDVHKRLMDEGLKHQIIIIGDGFDFDNIHAKLNQLGLQETVKMLGFRSNPYPYLKKSDFYIMSSRHEGFPTIIAEALILNKPVVSTDVSGIKDLLQDGKLGLITPNSEDGIYEGMKQFLTNNELSKQYEREIAHTDLPFVLEKSVAHLQEIIDNV, from the coding sequence ATGTCTGAAAAAAAGAAAATTCTCATTAGAATCGGTTCCCTTCGCCATGGTGGTGCAGAAAAAGTTCTAGTCAACTTTCTTAAAAACCTTCCCAAAGATAAATATGAAGTTGATCTTTTGATTAACCTCTATACAGGAATGTACATCCAAGAAGTTCCTTCTTGGGTAAAATTGCATTATCTCCTGAAAGGGGAAATGATTACCACCAATAAACCTCATGAAATTCCTGTAAAGGCATTCAGGGTATTGTATCAGAAAATGTTCCTGATATTCCCTTCTCTTCTCTATAAGTTTATATTAAAAAATAAAAAATACGATGTAGAAATTGCGGCTATTCATGGGATGTACAAAGAAGTATTATCCAGTCCGCAAAAGGATTCCAAAAAGATCGTATGGGTTCAGAATGACATCTTTAATCTGAAAGAATACACTCCTGACGTAATCAGACAGTTTTTTAAATTTGACAGAATCCTGGTCATTTCCAACAAGCTTAAAGAGGAAATGCAGAAGCTGTCCCGTACTGAAAAAGAAAAACAGGCTGTTGTTAAGATCTTCAACCCTATTGACTCTCAGGATACACTCCATAAAGCAGAAGTTAAAATTGACGACTACCCTTTTTCCAAGGATCTTCCAACCTTTGTAACTATAGGCACGGTATATCCACAAAAGGGTTATGACAGGCTTTTGGATGTTCATAAAAGATTAATGGATGAGGGCTTGAAACATCAGATTATCATTATTGGAGATGGATTTGACTTTGACAATATCCATGCAAAACTTAATCAATTGGGACTTCAGGAGACGGTAAAAATGCTTGGCTTCAGAAGCAATCCTTATCCCTATCTTAAAAAATCGGATTTTTATATAATGTCATCCCGACATGAAGGATTCCCCACCATTATTGCAGAAGCTCTTATCCTGAATAAACCTGTAGTTTCCACAGATGTTTCGGGAATCAAAGACCTGCTTCAGGATGGAAAGCTAGGTCTCATTACCCCTAATTCTGAGGACGGAATTTATGAAGGAATGAAACAGTTCTTAACTAACAATGAGCTTTCCAAACAATATGAAAGGGAAATAGCTCATACAGATCTTCCGTTTGTGCTTGAAAAATCAGTAGCGCATCTTCAGGAAATCATTGATAATGTATAA
- a CDS encoding serine O-acetyltransferase — protein MPEYTAIQKDFYRESGKWLSTVGIWKKFINPNLHYLYILRKAQKHQKKSVSGLFWRFILRHYQIKYGFQIYPETQIGEGLYLGHWGTLVINPKAKIGKNCNIAQGVTIGQQNRGKNEGYPVIGDEVWIGPNAVIVGSVNIGNNVLIAPNAYVNFDVPENSMVMGNPGKIYAAENATQGYINNKVS, from the coding sequence ATGCCAGAATATACAGCAATACAGAAAGATTTTTACAGGGAAAGCGGTAAATGGCTTTCTACAGTGGGGATTTGGAAAAAATTCATCAATCCTAATCTTCATTATCTCTATATCCTCAGAAAAGCTCAGAAACATCAGAAAAAATCTGTTTCCGGCTTATTCTGGAGATTTATTTTAAGGCATTACCAGATCAAGTATGGATTCCAGATTTATCCTGAAACACAGATCGGAGAAGGTTTGTATTTGGGGCATTGGGGCACACTTGTTATCAACCCTAAAGCTAAAATCGGTAAAAACTGTAATATTGCCCAAGGTGTTACGATCGGACAGCAGAACAGAGGTAAAAATGAAGGCTATCCTGTTATTGGTGATGAAGTATGGATAGGTCCAAACGCCGTCATTGTCGGCAGTGTAAACATAGGAAACAATGTTTTGATTGCACCCAATGCATATGTAAATTTTGATGTTCCTGAAAATTCTATGGTTATGGGAAATCCCGGCAAGATTTACGCGGCAGAAAACGCCACCCAAGGATATATTAATAATAAAGTATCTTAA